The Chitinophagales bacterium genome window below encodes:
- the ytxJ gene encoding bacillithiol system redox-active protein YtxJ: MVAPWQQLTSINQIDRIIDDSNNKTIAIFKHSTRCGVSSHAMHKLEDSWQFDEKQLDFYYLDLLTYRNISNEIADRFRVIHQSPQLIIIKNGKAVYNISHQGVSNEIIEKFI; the protein is encoded by the coding sequence ATGGTAGCACCGTGGCAACAACTTACTTCAATAAACCAAATAGATAGAATAATTGATGATTCTAACAACAAAACCATAGCTATTTTTAAACATAGCACACGCTGTGGCGTATCCTCTCATGCTATGCATAAACTGGAGGATAGCTGGCAGTTTGATGAAAAACAATTAGACTTTTATTACTTAGATTTATTGACTTACAGAAACATCTCAAATGAAATAGCAGATAGGTTTAGAGTAATACATCAATCGCCACAATTAATTATAATAAAAAACGGAAAAGCTGTTTACAATATTTCTCATCAAGGGGTAAGTAACGAAATTATTGAAAAATTTATATAA
- the lepA gene encoding elongation factor 4: MKNIRNFCIIAHIDHGKSTLADRLLDATQTVSERDRQDQILDDMDLERERGITIKSHAIQMNYVHTDNQKYTLNLIDTPGHVDFSYEVSRSIAACEGALLLVDAAQGIQAQTISNLYLALEHDLEIIPVINKVDMPGALIEETADQIMDLLGCDREDILEASGKTGLGVDKILDAVINRISAPQGNEDEPLQAMIFDSVYNQYRGVIAYFRIYNGKIKQGEDIKFVATGNNYLADEIGILKLTQEPQKQLSAGNVGYVITGIKSSKEVKVGDTITDAHNPTTKMVKGFEDVKPMVFAGIYPIDSDDYEDLRDALEKLQLNDASLVFEPETSIALGFGFRCGFLGMLHLEIIQERLDREFDQSVITTTPQVTYHLYDKKGEMTLLHNPSDLPDPTVVDRIEEPYIRAQIISKPEYIGSIMNLCMEKRGIMKNQVYLSQTRVELTFEMPLSEIVFDFYDRLKSISRGYASFDYHMIGYKKGDMVRVDIKLNGENVDAFSAMIHRDKAYDFGKRLCEKLKELIPRQQFVIAIQAAIGMKIIARETISAMRKDVTAKCYGGDITRKRKLLEKQKKGKKRMRQFGKVEVPQQAFLAVLKLND; this comes from the coding sequence ATGAAAAACATACGTAACTTTTGTATTATAGCACATATTGACCACGGTAAAAGCACCTTGGCAGACAGGCTTTTAGATGCTACTCAAACGGTATCTGAAAGAGATAGACAAGACCAAATTTTAGATGATATGGATTTGGAACGAGAAAGAGGTATTACTATTAAAAGTCATGCTATACAAATGAACTATGTGCATACCGACAATCAAAAATATACTTTAAATTTAATAGACACTCCCGGGCACGTAGATTTTTCTTATGAGGTTTCGCGTAGTATAGCTGCGTGCGAGGGAGCTTTACTTTTAGTAGATGCCGCACAAGGCATTCAAGCTCAAACTATTTCAAATTTGTACTTGGCATTAGAGCATGATTTAGAAATAATACCTGTTATAAACAAGGTAGATATGCCCGGAGCTTTAATAGAAGAAACTGCCGACCAAATAATGGATTTATTGGGTTGCGATAGAGAAGATATATTAGAAGCAAGCGGGAAAACAGGTTTAGGTGTAGATAAAATATTAGATGCCGTAATAAACAGAATATCAGCACCTCAAGGAAATGAAGATGAGCCACTACAAGCCATGATTTTTGATTCTGTTTATAACCAATACAGAGGTGTTATAGCTTATTTTAGAATTTATAATGGCAAAATTAAGCAAGGCGAAGATATAAAATTTGTGGCTACAGGAAATAACTATTTAGCCGATGAAATAGGAATATTAAAACTTACCCAAGAGCCTCAAAAGCAACTATCAGCAGGAAATGTAGGCTATGTTATTACTGGCATAAAATCTTCTAAAGAAGTAAAAGTAGGCGATACTATTACCGATGCTCATAATCCTACTACCAAGATGGTAAAAGGTTTTGAAGATGTAAAACCTATGGTTTTTGCAGGTATTTACCCCATAGATTCTGATGATTATGAAGATTTAAGAGATGCTCTTGAAAAATTGCAACTTAATGACGCTTCCTTAGTGTTTGAACCGGAAACGTCTATTGCCTTAGGTTTTGGGTTTAGATGTGGATTTTTAGGTATGTTGCACTTAGAAATTATACAAGAAAGATTAGACCGAGAGTTTGACCAAAGTGTAATAACTACAACACCACAAGTTACCTATCACTTATATGATAAAAAAGGTGAAATGACGCTTTTGCACAATCCGTCAGACTTGCCCGACCCAACCGTAGTAGATAGAATAGAAGAACCATACATACGAGCTCAAATAATTTCTAAACCCGAGTATATTGGAAGCATAATGAACCTTTGTATGGAAAAAAGAGGCATAATGAAAAACCAAGTATATTTATCACAAACCAGAGTAGAGCTTACTTTTGAAATGCCTCTGTCTGAAATTGTTTTTGATTTTTATGATAGATTAAAATCTATTTCAAGAGGATATGCTTCTTTTGATTACCACATGATAGGCTACAAAAAAGGAGATATGGTGCGTGTAGATATAAAACTTAATGGCGAAAACGTAGATGCTTTCTCGGCTATGATACACAGAGATAAAGCCTATGATTTTGGTAAAAGACTTTGCGAAAAACTAAAAGAACTTATTCCCCGCCAACAGTTTGTAATAGCCATACAGGCAGCTATAGGCATGAAAATTATAGCAAGAGAAACTATTTCTGCCATGAGAAAAGACGTAACTGCCAAATGCTACGGTGGAGATATAACCCGAAAACGAAAATTACTTGAAAAGCAGAAAAAAGGTAAAAAACGTATGCGTCAGTTTGGCAAAGTAGAAGTGCCTCAGCAAGCGTTTTTAGCGGTACTTAAACTCAATGATTAA
- a CDS encoding tetratricopeptide repeat protein: MKKIFFLISFLIFFLSINAQSNKDLVLARQYYNNGDYEKASQLFYELWKNDSNNEYYYTSLLYSHIRLKEFDEAEKIVKKQIKKNKENLNYQIDLGYVYSQNNDATAAEKEFESVLNQLVANQNQIRQVASKFLNIQQTDYAIKTYLKGRKLLNTNDLFVYELGNAYFKENKNKEAVQTYLDLLQSNPNNIVTVQSILANKLDKEEVQDELETQLYTLVQKKPNDNTYAEMLIWLFSHQQDYEQALIQAKALDKRNNEDGNRIFLLANDAFQEKQYDTAIDAYKYLIENKKDNTTLRRAKALLIRSEQEKITSRPNYTAEQINALQNNYANYLNTYGKGIENVDVISNFAHLQAYYIHNLSEAITLLEDAISLPNIPKKTKNTLKLELGDIYILDDNVWEATLLYAQVDKDEKDSPIGEDARFRNAKLSYYKGEFEWSQAQLKILKGATTELIANDAIDLSVFIMDNLGLDSITTTMEEYSKAELFALQNRNEEALQTLDDILKTYPGHALTDDVYYKKAQIYFSKNNYEKAVEMLNAILLNHKEDILADNAAFMLGDIYQNYLMDKEKAMKYYKLIITDYSGSVLLVEARKRYRALRGDNI; encoded by the coding sequence ATGAAAAAAATATTTTTTCTTATATCATTTTTAATATTCTTTTTAAGTATAAATGCACAAAGCAATAAAGACCTTGTTTTGGCACGCCAGTATTACAATAATGGCGATTACGAAAAAGCCTCACAGCTATTTTATGAGCTATGGAAAAATGACAGCAATAATGAATATTACTACACCAGCTTGCTGTACAGCCATATCAGATTAAAAGAATTTGATGAGGCTGAAAAAATTGTAAAAAAACAAATTAAAAAGAACAAAGAAAACCTTAATTATCAAATTGACTTAGGCTACGTTTATTCCCAAAATAATGATGCTACCGCTGCCGAAAAAGAATTTGAAAGTGTACTAAATCAATTGGTAGCCAACCAAAACCAAATTAGACAGGTAGCTTCTAAGTTTTTAAATATTCAACAAACCGATTATGCTATAAAAACCTACTTAAAAGGTAGGAAACTGTTAAACACCAACGACCTTTTTGTGTATGAGTTAGGCAATGCCTATTTTAAAGAAAATAAAAATAAAGAAGCAGTACAAACTTACTTAGATTTATTACAGAGCAACCCTAATAACATAGTTACGGTGCAAAGCATACTTGCCAATAAATTGGATAAAGAAGAAGTACAAGACGAGTTAGAAACGCAACTTTACACCCTTGTGCAAAAAAAGCCAAATGACAATACCTATGCAGAAATGTTGATTTGGTTATTTTCTCATCAGCAGGATTATGAGCAAGCATTGATACAGGCAAAAGCTTTAGACAAAAGAAATAATGAAGATGGCAATAGAATTTTCCTCTTAGCAAACGATGCTTTTCAAGAAAAACAATATGACACAGCCATTGATGCTTACAAATATCTAATAGAAAATAAAAAAGATAATACTACATTACGTAGAGCAAAAGCACTACTTATTCGTTCGGAACAAGAAAAAATAACCTCTCGCCCTAATTATACTGCCGAACAAATAAACGCCCTACAAAACAACTATGCTAACTATTTGAACACCTACGGAAAAGGTATTGAAAATGTTGATGTTATATCTAATTTTGCTCATTTGCAGGCTTATTATATTCATAATTTAAGTGAAGCTATTACCTTGCTTGAAGATGCTATTTCTTTGCCTAATATTCCTAAGAAAACAAAAAACACTTTAAAACTTGAACTTGGTGATATTTATATTTTAGACGATAATGTTTGGGAAGCCACATTGCTGTATGCCCAAGTAGATAAAGATGAAAAAGATAGCCCTATAGGAGAAGATGCACGTTTTAGAAATGCTAAATTATCTTATTATAAAGGAGAGTTTGAGTGGAGCCAAGCTCAACTTAAAATTTTAAAAGGTGCCACCACAGAATTAATAGCTAACGATGCTATAGATTTATCGGTTTTTATAATGGATAATTTAGGTTTAGATAGTATAACTACCACTATGGAAGAATATTCAAAAGCAGAATTGTTTGCTTTGCAGAACAGAAATGAAGAAGCACTGCAAACTTTAGATGATATTCTAAAAACTTATCCGGGGCATGCACTTACAGATGATGTATATTATAAAAAAGCTCAAATATATTTTAGCAAAAACAACTATGAGAAAGCTGTAGAAATGCTTAATGCTATTTTGCTCAATCACAAAGAGGATATACTGGCAGATAATGCCGCCTTTATGCTTGGCGATATTTACCAAAACTACTTAATGGATAAAGAAAAAGCCATGAAGTACTATAAACTTATTATTACAGATTATTCGGGTAGTGTCCTGCTGGTAGAAGCACGTAAAAGATACAGAGCTTTAAGAGGTGATAATATTTAA
- the ilvA gene encoding threonine ammonia-lyase, whose product MISVQKILEVNHKINKFIKTTPLEENRTLSEKYGCKVLLKREDLQYGRSYKIRGAFNKISSLSSEERQRGVVCASAGNHAQGVAISCALLKIKGTIFMPKTAPMQKVEKVKQFGKEYTEVILVGDTFDDAYAEAKKHEEETNKVFIQPFDDEKIIEGQGTVAKEIYEQEPESIDYLFVPIGGGGLASGVGSYFKQVSPSTKIIGVEPTGAASMKLSFEKGKVTRLQNMDKFVDGAAVAKVGNLTYEICKTVLDDIVLVPEGKTCTVILQMYNDDAIVLEPSGALSIAALDYYKDKIKGKTIVCVISGGNNDITRMEEIKERSMLFEGLKHYFIVNFPRRAGSFKDFVTKILGPNDEISLIEYKSNKTSGDTVPGMIGIEVLNKENYNALIKRLDKEGFSYEIVNENKMLFDFLAK is encoded by the coding sequence ATGATTTCAGTTCAGAAAATATTAGAAGTAAATCATAAAATTAACAAATTTATAAAAACTACACCTTTAGAAGAAAACCGAACACTTTCTGAAAAATATGGGTGTAAAGTTTTATTAAAAAGAGAAGATTTACAGTATGGAAGAAGTTACAAAATAAGAGGAGCTTTCAATAAAATTTCTTCTTTATCTAGTGAAGAACGCCAGCGTGGCGTAGTATGTGCCAGTGCGGGAAACCATGCTCAAGGTGTTGCCATTTCTTGTGCTTTACTAAAAATAAAAGGAACTATTTTTATGCCTAAAACTGCACCTATGCAAAAGGTAGAAAAGGTAAAGCAGTTTGGCAAAGAATATACAGAAGTAATATTAGTAGGCGATACTTTTGACGATGCCTATGCCGAAGCTAAAAAGCACGAAGAAGAAACTAATAAAGTTTTTATTCAACCTTTTGACGATGAAAAAATAATAGAAGGACAAGGAACTGTAGCTAAAGAAATATACGAGCAAGAACCCGAGTCTATAGATTATCTTTTTGTGCCTATAGGTGGTGGCGGATTGGCATCGGGTGTGGGAAGTTATTTTAAGCAAGTAAGTCCCAGCACCAAAATAATAGGTGTAGAACCAACAGGTGCTGCCAGCATGAAACTTTCTTTTGAGAAGGGGAAAGTTACCCGACTGCAAAATATGGACAAATTTGTAGATGGGGCAGCCGTAGCAAAAGTAGGCAATTTAACCTATGAAATTTGTAAAACAGTATTAGATGATATTGTACTTGTGCCGGAAGGAAAAACCTGCACCGTTATACTACAAATGTATAATGATGATGCCATTGTTTTAGAACCTTCAGGGGCATTGTCTATAGCGGCTTTAGATTATTATAAAGATAAAATAAAAGGCAAAACAATAGTTTGTGTTATAAGTGGTGGCAATAATGACATAACCCGAATGGAAGAAATTAAAGAACGCTCTATGCTTTTTGAAGGGTTAAAGCATTATTTTATAGTTAATTTTCCAAGAAGGGCAGGCAGTTTTAAAGATTTTGTAACCAAAATTTTGGGACCAAATGATGAAATTTCTTTAATAGAATATAAATCAAATAAAACCAGTGGAGATACTGTGCCGGGCATGATAGGTATAGAAGTACTAAACAAAGAAAACTATAATGCTTTAATTAAAAGATTAGATAAAGAAGGCTTTAGCTACGAAATAGTTAACGAAAATAAAATGCTATTTGATTTTTTAGCTAAGTAG
- a CDS encoding MATE family efflux transporter yields the protein MGVLSIPKLLLEQSLPASLGILVLSIYNIVDSIFVGKFVGTMALGAVAVVLPITFFISALGMAVGVGGGSIISRSLGAKNYEKAYETFGNQTLITVGLSSIVAFVSFFFLDEIILLFGGKGELMEPAKVYFKIILPSVPFLAWAMMSNNVFRAEGLPKIAMITMFIPAIVNFILDPLFIVVFDWGLAGAAWATSIAYFISGIFTFFYFIKGGSQMSLKFKYLKIKYEIAREIIEIGGVTFVRQATVSLLAIVLNNSLFHYGAEMAVSAYGIISRLMMFANFPVFGLTQGFLPIAGYNYGAKQWLRVRETIIKSILYGVVIATVTFAILMAFPEQIVKLFTNDSALIQQSAPALRLVFLLTPFLIIQLISSAYYQAIGKALPALILTLLKQGIFLIPLVLLLPKYLGLQGIWYAFPLADLLTSLVSGVFISISLGKLKLMHNRI from the coding sequence ATGGGCGTTTTGTCTATTCCTAAACTACTGTTAGAGCAGAGTTTGCCTGCATCTTTAGGTATTTTAGTACTATCAATATACAATATTGTTGATTCTATTTTTGTAGGAAAATTTGTAGGCACTATGGCATTGGGAGCTGTAGCAGTAGTATTGCCTATTACTTTTTTTATTTCTGCATTAGGAATGGCTGTAGGCGTAGGCGGTGGTTCTATAATAAGCAGAAGTTTAGGAGCAAAAAACTACGAAAAAGCCTATGAAACTTTTGGAAATCAAACACTTATTACAGTTGGTTTATCATCTATTGTAGCATTTGTTAGCTTCTTTTTTTTAGATGAAATTATTTTGCTTTTTGGTGGCAAAGGCGAGCTGATGGAACCCGCTAAGGTTTATTTTAAAATAATACTGCCGAGTGTGCCATTTTTGGCGTGGGCTATGATGAGCAATAATGTATTTAGAGCAGAAGGATTGCCCAAAATAGCTATGATAACCATGTTTATTCCTGCTATAGTTAATTTTATTTTAGATCCTTTGTTTATAGTGGTGTTTGACTGGGGACTGGCAGGTGCCGCTTGGGCTACAAGCATAGCTTATTTTATAAGTGGAATTTTTACTTTCTTTTATTTTATAAAAGGAGGCTCGCAAATGAGCTTAAAGTTTAAATACTTGAAAATTAAATACGAAATAGCTCGTGAAATAATAGAAATAGGAGGTGTAACCTTTGTACGACAAGCTACCGTAAGTTTATTGGCTATAGTTTTAAATAATTCATTGTTTCATTACGGAGCCGAAATGGCTGTTTCTGCTTATGGCATTATAAGCCGACTGATGATGTTTGCCAATTTCCCCGTTTTTGGCTTAACGCAAGGATTTTTACCTATTGCTGGTTATAATTATGGTGCTAAACAATGGCTTCGGGTTAGAGAAACTATAATAAAATCAATACTTTATGGAGTAGTTATAGCTACTGTAACTTTTGCCATTTTAATGGCTTTCCCAGAGCAAATTGTAAAATTATTTACCAACGATAGTGCGCTTATACAACAGTCTGCTCCTGCACTTAGGTTAGTGTTTTTGCTAACGCCATTTTTAATTATTCAGCTCATTTCTTCAGCTTATTATCAGGCTATAGGAAAAGCTTTGCCCGCATTAATACTTACTTTGCTAAAACAAGGAATTTTTCTTATTCCACTGGTGCTACTTTTACCTAAATATTTAGGACTGCAAGGTATATGGTATGCTTTCCCTTTGGCAGATTTGTTAACTTCCTTAGTTTCGGGAGTATTTATTTCTATTTCTTTGGGAAAACTAAAGCTAATGCACAATAGAATATAG
- a CDS encoding TonB-dependent receptor: protein MGKNLLSIIALLALCFTTVFSQNGTIRGSVLEEATGEGLIGVTVVIDGTTKGTITDFDGHFSISAEPGTYAIKASFISYQTIRIENVVVKPNEVTLLNNIIMKSDDEELSEVVVTAKRIETSEAAVMTIKRKSIEILDGISAEQIQMTGDGTAVEAAKRVTGVSVEGGKYVYIRGLGDRYSKTTFNGMDIPGLDPDRNTLQLDIFPTNLIGNLMVSKNFTADKSADFTGGLLDIETKDFPDQRIISFSLDVGYNPNMHFKKDYLSYQTSKTDFLGFDNGSRALPSEVQAIENSKGRFPYPNVNPNDEVFKLSNSFNKDLGVDKKMSILDFSGSFTIGNQYDIKKDSETGSSNKKLGYIFSLSYKSDYKYYDDVTYGEYQRLADPNEKELIDVNIFKGAYGERTFLLGGLAGLAYKNRTSKYRFTVLRLQSGTSRAGQFSLYNNGDAGVGASGYTGISDNLEYNERSLTNFMLGGEHSIKENKWEMKWGLSPTLSTSKDPDIRSTAFTNKNDELLFSAGDAGFPTRIWRSLNEYNVPVKLDITNNYTLFKRDAKVKFGASHVYKNRNYEILTYNLSSNTTLNNQSWTGDPDDVLNEENLFPNGTNQMYFESGNSRPNANQYSANSNTTGFYASTEVSPAKKLKTVIGLRMEYFALRHTGRDISQTNVLDNKKVLSSFDFFPTANLIYAITEKQNLRISYARTIARPSFKEMSYASIVDPFTSRIFDGGMFAIGDWDGNLHETYINNVDLRWEYFMNKGQVLSLSGFFKHFKDPIELVRIPEQQTTIEYQPRNVGTGMVFGLEAEFRKNLGFITPALDNLYINGNITGVYSVIDMTDTEYNARKTRERTGETIDKKRVMAGQAPYVINAGISYFNHNLGLDVGLFYNVKGKTLFLVGNGLNPDVYVTPFHNLNFKASQLFGKEKRWKCSVSIDNIIGDDRLWQYESFEATPQIYEQRKPGRLFSVGFSYTLK from the coding sequence ATGGGAAAAAATTTACTATCAATAATTGCACTTTTAGCATTATGTTTTACCACTGTTTTTAGCCAAAATGGAACTATTAGAGGCTCAGTATTAGAAGAAGCTACAGGAGAAGGACTAATAGGCGTTACTGTGGTAATAGACGGAACTACAAAAGGAACAATTACCGATTTTGATGGTCATTTTTCAATTTCGGCAGAACCTGGAACCTACGCCATAAAAGCATCTTTTATTTCTTACCAAACCATAAGAATAGAAAATGTAGTAGTAAAACCTAATGAAGTTACACTACTAAATAACATAATAATGAAATCGGATGATGAGGAGCTTTCAGAGGTGGTAGTAACAGCTAAAAGAATAGAAACATCTGAGGCGGCAGTAATGACTATAAAAAGAAAATCTATTGAAATATTAGACGGAATTTCTGCCGAGCAAATACAAATGACAGGAGATGGAACAGCTGTAGAAGCCGCTAAGCGTGTTACGGGTGTTTCTGTAGAAGGAGGTAAATATGTTTATATAAGAGGCTTAGGCGATAGATATTCTAAAACTACATTTAATGGAATGGATATTCCGGGCTTAGACCCCGATAGAAATACCTTGCAATTAGATATTTTCCCTACCAATTTAATAGGAAACTTAATGGTTTCAAAAAACTTTACAGCAGATAAATCGGCAGATTTTACAGGTGGTTTGTTGGATATAGAAACCAAAGATTTTCCAGACCAGCGTATTATTAGTTTCTCTTTAGATGTGGGTTACAATCCCAATATGCACTTTAAAAAAGATTATTTAAGCTACCAAACCAGCAAAACCGACTTTTTAGGTTTTGATAATGGCTCAAGAGCTTTGCCAAGTGAAGTGCAGGCTATTGAAAATTCAAAAGGAAGATTTCCCTACCCCAATGTAAACCCCAATGATGAAGTATTTAAGTTAAGCAATAGCTTTAATAAAGACCTTGGTGTAGATAAAAAAATGAGCATTTTAGATTTTAGTGGAAGTTTTACTATTGGCAATCAATACGATATTAAAAAAGACTCCGAAACAGGCTCAAGCAATAAAAAACTGGGTTATATTTTCTCTTTATCTTACAAATCTGATTATAAATATTATGATGATGTAACTTATGGAGAATACCAAAGACTTGCCGACCCCAACGAAAAAGAATTAATAGACGTAAACATTTTTAAAGGAGCTTATGGCGAAAGAACATTTCTTTTAGGTGGATTAGCAGGCTTAGCATATAAAAACAGAACTTCAAAATATAGATTTACCGTATTACGCTTACAAAGTGGCACAAGCCGTGCCGGGCAGTTTTCTTTATACAATAATGGCGATGCAGGCGTAGGAGCTTCCGGCTACACAGGCATTTCAGATAACTTAGAATATAACGAACGTTCTTTAACCAACTTTATGCTGGGAGGCGAACACTCAATAAAAGAAAATAAATGGGAAATGAAATGGGGGTTATCGCCTACACTATCTACATCAAAAGACCCCGATATACGTTCTACAGCATTTACCAATAAAAATGACGAATTATTATTTAGTGCCGGAGATGCAGGATTTCCTACAAGAATATGGCGTTCATTAAATGAATATAACGTTCCGGTAAAATTGGATATTACCAATAATTACACCTTGTTTAAAAGAGATGCTAAAGTAAAATTTGGAGCAAGCCATGTTTATAAAAATAGAAACTATGAAATTTTAACCTACAATTTAAGTTCAAATACCACTTTAAATAATCAAAGCTGGACAGGTGACCCCGATGATGTTTTAAATGAAGAAAATCTTTTCCCTAACGGCACAAATCAAATGTATTTTGAGTCGGGAAACTCACGCCCCAATGCCAACCAGTATAGTGCCAACTCTAACACTACAGGGTTTTATGCTTCTACAGAAGTAAGCCCTGCCAAAAAACTAAAAACCGTAATTGGTCTTAGAATGGAATACTTTGCATTAAGACATACGGGAAGAGATATTTCTCAAACTAATGTTTTAGATAACAAAAAAGTACTTTCTTCATTTGATTTCTTTCCTACAGCAAACTTAATTTATGCTATTACTGAAAAACAAAATTTGCGTATATCTTATGCTCGTACCATAGCACGACCATCGTTTAAAGAAATGTCTTATGCTTCTATTGTAGATCCTTTTACCAGCAGAATTTTTGATGGAGGCATGTTTGCTATTGGCGATTGGGATGGAAATTTACACGAAACTTACATCAACAATGTTGATTTACGTTGGGAATATTTTATGAATAAAGGTCAAGTACTCTCTTTATCAGGTTTTTTTAAACATTTTAAAGACCCTATAGAATTAGTAAGAATACCAGAGCAACAAACTACTATAGAATATCAGCCACGAAATGTGGGAACAGGAATGGTATTTGGTTTAGAAGCAGAATTTCGTAAAAACTTAGGTTTTATTACTCCGGCTTTAGATAATCTTTATATCAATGGGAATATAACGGGAGTTTATTCTGTAATAGATATGACCGACACAGAATATAATGCCCGTAAAACAAGAGAAAGAACAGGAGAAACTATTGATAAAAAGCGTGTTATGGCGGGGCAAGCTCCTTATGTTATTAATGCAGGTATCAGTTATTTTAATCATAATTTAGGCTTAGATGTAGGTTTGTTTTATAATGTAAAAGGGAAAACTTTATTTTTAGTAGGCAATGGCTTAAATCCGGATGTATATGTTACTCCATTTCATAATTTAAACTTTAAAGCCTCTCAACTATTTGGCAAAGAAAAAAGGTGGAAATGTAGCGTATCTATAGATAATATTATAGGAGATGATAGACTTTGGCAGTATGAATCTTTTGAAGCTACTCCGCAGATTTATGAACAAAGAAAACCAGGAAGACTGTTTTCTGTGGGTTTTAGTTATACCTTGAAATAA